The Bremerella cremea sequence TATTTTTCGTTGTATTGGCAGCCGTGGCTCGGTGGCACGAGTGCTTTCTGACATGCCTGAAAGTGTGTTCGGTTCGAATCCGATCGGCTGCCTTCCGAAACGAGGGAGAAACCAGATTCATGTCGGTGTTATTGGAGAGGCCCACGCTTGTCCTCAACCGCAACTGGCAACCTGTCGGTGTGGCTTCGGTGGCTCGTTCGCTGACGCAAGTCTTCAGCGGTACGGCCCGGGTTGTCGACCCACATAGCTACCAGTTGTATACGTGGGAGGACTGGTCGAGATTGGCCCCAGGCAAGGATGAGCCGTTCATCTCTTCGCAGTTGCTCAAGATCCGCATTCCGGAAGTTGTCTCGCTAGTCAATTACGACCGCATCCCGCGGAACACAGTGACATTCAGCCGCCGGAACGTGTTTAAGCGCGACCAGTACATGTGTCAGTACTGCGGTTCGCGGCCTGGCAGCGAATACCTTACGATCGATCACGTGACGCCACGCAGCAAGGGAGGCGAATCTTCCTGGGAAAACTGCGTGCTCGCTTGTGTCGACTGCAATCATCGCAAGGCGAATCGTACCCCGGTCGAAGCCCACATGCCGCTTCGCAAGGATCCGATCCGTCCGAAATGGACGCCCGTTTACGCGGCCAGAAGGGTCAGGATCGAGTCTTGGAGTAAGTTCGTTAGCGAAGCTTACTGGGACACCGAACTCGACACCTAACAGGCCTGGATGACAAACCGTTATCGAGGCCTGTTTCTTAATGTTCTGAGATAAAAAGAAAAGATCCCCGCCGAGATTTTAGGCTCGTGGGGATTTTTTTATGGACTGCTTGCTTGGCAGATGACTTCCGCTTCAGCCTCACAGCACACCATCCCAGGCGTAACGACACTG is a genomic window containing:
- a CDS encoding HNH endonuclease, giving the protein MSVLLERPTLVLNRNWQPVGVASVARSLTQVFSGTARVVDPHSYQLYTWEDWSRLAPGKDEPFISSQLLKIRIPEVVSLVNYDRIPRNTVTFSRRNVFKRDQYMCQYCGSRPGSEYLTIDHVTPRSKGGESSWENCVLACVDCNHRKANRTPVEAHMPLRKDPIRPKWTPVYAARRVRIESWSKFVSEAYWDTELDT